A genomic region of Pelodiscus sinensis isolate JC-2024 chromosome 1, ASM4963464v1, whole genome shotgun sequence contains the following coding sequences:
- the LOC106732727 gene encoding cytokine receptor common subunit beta-like, translated as MPGTPQRVLQFTWHCPHPSYHGPSEHCPMFLNSHQLHCASLPLSESLPMQSLHCYNDYTSQTTCTWQECRAAQRFLSVTLHHKNSINKTSTPVPCERQEAKGLLVCQDSCICWICHRKSTLFTIQEKHNFTFKPDRLLQAKLNISLFQNDKDKLLLHQMHLINVTKAGNFLQAWKTAGGRKESDWLDNASELNVTYKGGCPAGLRKNSSSVSVTSSSDSSGKCDALVPSSTSVAHAGSKPSQSSGWLGQSSERSPAVSQNSQEGDEAQPKNLRCLFNGVDQLTCSWEVRREVASSVLFTLFYRATPASQETECSPVHEEELPHSPYLFQSCEINVTNASILSQYLITVRPKEEEKLIAAYKNIKPLVPVNVTVTKTKDEDYELRWTKQALSFDYITQRYEFQYWKTTDPEENAQCVSISNDKPPITFILPVLEPSTRYKGKMRARVHAISSYEGPWSEWSEECTWETESALSPLLLPLLVPVFTIMLITFTWWGCSGLRRKKKKWEEKIPNPSKSQVIQSYLQPQRAGPGDGRRLSRDPSQPRSSCTMKGLLGMGGVGKKSPSEKTDQASSIQVLEGLMKVSSAELPGAMDERMKCFLSALDSENPYQTLETAAPAPPPSAPAGCRSSQATSQLVMPAMLPCRSSAEIPASQAPMSCFDFNGPYLHLPHECSLPDIPQHSDAAPFLSRGRLVSLEYVSLPEGSNSQTPLAGEARGAAQLRPVSRPAQEEIKQPPAGGQEGPQGQCRGTGEAVQGDAEGQRLLTAATPNNSCQKWPMGYVTTEGLSLMPASDSAHLSLAQAPLGGCSEMLEC; from the exons ATGCCAGGGACTCCCCAGAGAGTTCTCCAATTCACGTGGCATTGCCCCCACCCTTCTTACCATGGCCCCAGTGAGCACTGCCCAATGTTCCTTAATAGCCACcagctgcattgtgcttccctccccctgtCAGAGAGCCTCCCGATGCAGAGCCTGCACTGCTACAACGACTACACCTCCCAGACCACCTGCACGTggcaggagtgcagagctgcacAGCGCTTCCTCAGTGTGACTCTTCACCATAAGAACAGTATAAACAA GACAAGCACACCAGTCCCATGTGAACGTCAGGAAGCCAAGGGATTGCTGGTTTGCCAGGACTCCTGTATCTGTTGGATCTGCCACAGGAAAAGCACCCTTTTTACAATTCAGGAAAAACACAATTTCACTTTCAAACCTGATCGGTTGCTGCAGGCCAAGCTGAACATCAGCCTCTTCCAGAATGATAAAG ACAAGCTTCTCCTTCATCAGATGCACCTGATCAATGTCACCAAAGCAGGGAACTTCTTGCAGGCCTGGAAAACTGCTGGCGGGAGAAAGGAAAGTGACTGGTTGGACAATGCATCGGAGCTCAATGTAACCTACAAGGGGGGGTGTCCTGCAGGTCTCAGGAAG AATTCTTCCTCCGTGTCAGTTACAAGTTCCTCCGACAGCTCAGGGAAATGTGATGCCCTTGTGCCAAGCAGCACCTCCGTTGCTCATGCGGGATCCAAGCCGAGCCAAAGCAGTGGTTGGCTTGGGCAGTCCAGCGAACGGAGCCCTGCTGTGTCCCAGAATTCCCAGGAAG GGGATGAGGCTCAGCCCAAGAACCTTCGCTGCCTCTTCAATGGGGTGGACCAGCTAACGTGCAGCTGGGAAGTGAGGAGAGAGGTCGCCAGCTCTGTCTTGTTCACGCTCTTCTACAGAGCCACGCCGGCATCACA GGAGACGGAATGCTCTCCAGTGCACGAGGAGGAATTGCCTCACAGCCCCTACCTCTTCCAGAGCTGTGAGATCAACGTCACCAACGCCAGCATCCTGAGCCAGTACCTCATAACTGTCcggcccaaggaggaggagaaactgaTTGCAGCCTACAAAAACA TCAAGCCGCTTGTGCCTGTCAACGTGACAGTGACAAAGACGAAAGACGAGGACTATGAGCTGAGGTGGACCAAACAGGCTCTAAGCTTTGACTATATAACCCAGAGATATGAATTCCAGTACTGGAAGACTACAGACCCCGAGGAG AATGCACAGTGTGTAAGCATCAGCAATGACAAGCCTCCCATCACCTTCATCCTGCCAGTGCTGGAGCCCTCAACACGCTATAAAGGAAAAATGCGAGCGAGGGTGCATGCAATCTCATCCTACGAGGGGCCCTGGAGCGAGTGGAGTGAGGAGTGCACCTGGGAAACTGAGAGTG CCTTGTCACCACTGTTACTCCCACTGTTGGTTCCAGTCTTCACCATCATGCTGATCACATTTACCTGGTGGGGCTGTAGTGGCCTACGGCG TAAGAAGAAAAAGTGGGAAGAAAAGATTCCAAATCCTAGCAAGAGTCAGGTGATCCAGAGCTACCTCCAG CCCCAAAGGGCTGGGCCCGGTGATGGCAGGAGGCTGAGTCGTGATCCTTCCCAGCCTCGGTCCAGTTGCACTATG AAAGGACTGCTCGGGATGGGGGGTGTTGGCAAGAAGAGCCCTTCCGAGAAGACAGACCAGGCTAGCAGCATCCAAGTGCTGGAAGG ATTGATGAAGGTCAGCTCAGCAGAGCTCCCTGGAGCCATGGATGAGAGGATGAAGTGCTTCCTCAGTGCGCTGGACTCAGAGAACCCGTATCAAACACTGGAAacggcagctcctgctccacctccctcAGCCCCGGCTGGCTGCCGTTCGAGTCAGGCCACCAGTCAGCTAGTGATGCCCGCCATGCTCCCCTGCAGGAGCAGTGCTGAGATCCCTGCGTCTCAGGCCCCCATGTCCTGCTTTGACTTCAATGGTCCCTACTTGCACCTCCCCCACGAGTGTTCCCTGCCTGACATTCCTCAGCACTCGGACGCTGCTCCATTCCTCAGCAGGGGGAGGCTGGTGTCGCTGGAGTATGTGTCCCTGCCCGAGGGGTCCAATTCCCAGACCCCGCTAGCAGGGGAGGCGAGAGGAGCAGCTCAGCTCCGCCCCGTCTCGCGGCCTGCTCAGGAAGAGATAAAGCAGCCACCTGCTGGAGGGCAAGAAGGGCCACAAGGCCAGTGCAGGGGGACTGGGGAAGCGGTGCAAGGGGACGCCGAAGGTCAAAGGTTACTGACTGCTGCCACCCCAAACAACTCCTGTCAGAAATGGCCAATGGGATACGTCACCACAGAAGGTCTGTCACTGATGCCAGCAAGTGACTCTGCTCAtctctcccttgcacaggccccgCTGGGGGGGTGCTCAGAGATGTTGGAGTGTTGA